The Verrucomicrobiota bacterium genomic interval GCGACCGCTTGGTAGAGGCGCGGCATGTTGGAGCCAGCGGAGGAGCCGGTGTTGAGGAAGCCACCCGCCACCGCCAGGTAGTCTTCATCCAAGTTCAGCCCAAAGTAGCGAGCCACCATCGCGAGGGTGTTGAGGCCGCAATAGGGTTTGGATCCTTGGGGAATGACAGGCACGCCCTGGATCACGAGATCGCCCAAGGCGTCTTGGTGGGTTTGTTCGCGATAGAAGGTCGCGAGGGAGGACGCACTGAGCGCGGCCCGGTCTGGTTCCAACCAACTGCGACTGAGAGCGTCCTGGCGCTCGATCTGGACCCGTAAGAGACGATCCTGCCCGTTCAGCAAGCGCACCGTCAACTCTCCCAGCCGGAAGTCCCGGGGCTCGGCATCCAGGAGCGAGCTGCGTCCGAGCCGTTCCTGGCGACCCGGGCGACCGGCCAGCTCCTTGAGGTGCTCTTGCAGTTGGGAGAGGGATTCAGCGTAGCTCTCGGCGAAGATCTTCTGTTCCTGCAAGACGCGCTGGCGGAGATCTTGGGTGGATTCGCCAGAGCGGCGGGTCAAGTAGCCGAAGTGGGTTCCGGCGTCAGCGTAGGTGATGGTTAGGCGGCTGAGCTGCTCATCCCGCTCGAGCGCTTGCACAAAGAGGGCTTTCTGTCCGAAGACCTTGGGCTGGGCCATGAGGTGCTCGAGCTGAGCTCCCGCGATGGTGGCCTCCTCCACCCAAGTGCCCGGGAGCGCTTCCTGGCCTGACCAAACCGCCTCCGACAAGAGGAGCTGGCTGATTTCCTGGTCGTTGAGCGGGCTGTCCGCCAGGAAGAAGCCGCCGGCCACCCGATCGGGAAGCGACCACGCCCACGGGACCAAAAGAA includes:
- a CDS encoding C39 family peptidase — its product is MIPLPHPAGPAPRWLISAPFWGLSLLLVPWAWSLPDRVAGGFFLADSPLNDQEISQLLLSEAVWSGQEALPGTWVEEATIAGAQLEHLMAQPKVFGQKALFVQALERDEQLSRLTITYADAGTHFGYLTRRSGESTQDLRQRVLQEQKIFAESYAESLSQLQEHLKELAGRPGRQERLGRSSLLDAEPRDFRLGELTVRLLNGQDRLLRVQIERQDALSRSWLEPDRAALSASSLATFYREQTHQDALGDLVIQGVPVIPQGSKPYCGLNTLAMVARYFGLNLDEDYLAVAGGFLNTGSSAGSNMPRLYQAVAREAGLRCQRQLGFDAARAQDSLSRGLPVIVWRYFSEERNRFHSRHARAHQEDPSLRMAPPDSAERETYPTKAGGAPLHASVLIGFQAATREYIFLESWSSSSEPRRMREEELSATNYVTFYFSS